In the genome of Segatella copri, one region contains:
- a CDS encoding 4-alpha-glucanotransferase: MTIHFNIEYRTLFGEQLVLNIQKEDEELRFPMTTLNGERWSFDWCVEQPAKAYTYYYSVERDGRVLKTEWLLVKHCLELNATKADEFTLYDSWKVIPEDAYLYSSAFTDCINHQAPEELAMQNCAKTVRLIVRAPQLRDGERLGVVGADNVLGAWNAEKMLKMTQHTYNEWVADVDAVHLQTAHMEFKFVAYNEKKDLLFWETGMNRTIDLPEMKAGDAIAYDLDQAFFALYNRKLAGTQVPVFSLRSEKSAGVGDFGDLKTMIDLVASTGQKVLQLLPINDTTITHTWTDSYPYSCISVFAIHPMYADLNALPALKDKKAREEAEKTRKELNALHQIDYEKVNDYKQNYLQQIFAQEGKKMMSGADFKAFIQDTQQWLVPYAQYSYLRDKNGTADFTQWPDHNIWDEAERKDLTNPEAEAYKNVEFFYFVQFILNKQMQEAHEHAKAKGVILKGDIPIGVHRHSCDVWMEPKYFNLNGQAGAPPDDFSVNGQNWGFPTYNWDEMLKDGCQWWTRRFQNMSKFFDAYRIDHVLGFFRIWEIPVDSVHGLLGQFAPALGMTREEIQSYGLNFQEDRFLRPFITDWILDRMFHERADEVKEKYLDRLDEERYQMKTEVDTQRKVEALFADVTEEKEIWLRDGLYALISDVLFVRDRKNPGLFHPRISAQLDFVYESLYDVDKAAFNRLYNDYFYRRNNQFWYGEAMKKLPKLVQATRMLVCAEDLGMVPDCVPWVMNELKILSLELQSMPKDPSVKFGHLSRNPYRSVCTISSHDMPTLRMWWDENISRTQEYYNTMLYREGPAPHPLPGWLARDIISRHLTSPSMLCVLSVQDWLAIDEKLRLPDADAERINIPANPKHYWRYRMHLSLEELAASKEFMENISELIAQGGRN; encoded by the coding sequence ATGACAATTCATTTTAACATAGAATACAGAACCTTGTTCGGCGAGCAGCTCGTCTTGAACATTCAGAAGGAGGATGAGGAACTTAGGTTCCCGATGACCACTCTCAATGGCGAGAGATGGTCGTTTGACTGGTGTGTAGAACAGCCAGCAAAGGCTTACACCTATTATTATAGTGTAGAGCGCGATGGCAGGGTGCTCAAGACCGAGTGGCTTCTCGTGAAGCATTGCCTGGAACTGAACGCCACCAAGGCGGATGAGTTCACCCTCTATGACAGTTGGAAGGTGATACCTGAGGATGCTTATCTTTACAGCAGTGCCTTTACCGATTGCATCAATCACCAGGCTCCAGAAGAACTGGCGATGCAGAACTGTGCCAAGACCGTACGCCTCATCGTGCGTGCCCCTCAGCTTCGTGATGGAGAAAGACTCGGAGTGGTGGGTGCCGACAATGTGCTGGGTGCATGGAATGCAGAAAAAATGCTGAAGATGACACAGCACACCTATAACGAATGGGTGGCAGATGTGGATGCTGTTCATCTGCAGACCGCTCACATGGAGTTCAAGTTTGTGGCTTACAACGAGAAGAAGGACCTGCTTTTCTGGGAAACAGGCATGAACCGCACCATCGACCTGCCGGAGATGAAGGCTGGTGATGCCATCGCTTATGATCTGGACCAGGCTTTCTTTGCCCTCTACAACCGCAAGCTTGCCGGAACGCAGGTGCCAGTATTCTCCTTGCGCAGCGAGAAGAGTGCCGGCGTGGGCGACTTCGGCGACCTGAAGACCATGATAGACCTCGTGGCTTCTACCGGTCAGAAAGTTCTTCAGCTTCTGCCAATCAATGATACTACCATCACCCATACCTGGACGGACAGTTATCCATATAGCTGCATCAGCGTCTTTGCCATCCATCCGATGTATGCCGATCTGAATGCGTTGCCAGCGTTGAAGGACAAGAAGGCTCGCGAGGAGGCAGAGAAGACCCGCAAGGAACTCAATGCCTTGCATCAGATTGATTATGAGAAGGTGAATGATTACAAGCAGAATTATCTGCAACAGATATTTGCACAGGAAGGTAAAAAGATGATGTCGGGAGCCGATTTCAAGGCTTTCATTCAGGATACACAACAGTGGCTCGTGCCTTACGCACAGTATTCTTACCTGCGCGACAAGAATGGCACTGCCGACTTCACTCAGTGGCCAGACCATAACATCTGGGATGAGGCTGAGCGCAAGGATTTGACCAACCCAGAAGCCGAGGCATACAAGAATGTGGAGTTCTTCTACTTCGTGCAGTTCATCCTGAACAAGCAGATGCAGGAGGCGCACGAACATGCCAAGGCGAAGGGCGTTATCCTGAAGGGTGATATTCCTATTGGCGTACATCGCCACAGCTGCGATGTCTGGATGGAGCCTAAGTACTTCAATCTGAACGGTCAGGCGGGTGCTCCACCTGATGATTTCTCTGTGAATGGTCAGAATTGGGGATTCCCTACTTACAACTGGGATGAGATGTTGAAGGACGGTTGCCAGTGGTGGACCCGCCGCTTCCAGAATATGTCGAAGTTCTTTGATGCCTATCGCATCGACCATGTGCTCGGCTTCTTCCGCATCTGGGAAATCCCTGTGGATAGCGTGCATGGTTTGCTCGGACAGTTTGCCCCAGCCCTCGGCATGACCCGTGAGGAGATTCAGAGCTACGGCTTGAACTTCCAGGAGGACAGATTCCTCCGTCCGTTCATTACCGACTGGATATTGGACCGTATGTTCCATGAGCGTGCCGACGAAGTGAAGGAGAAGTATCTCGACCGCCTGGATGAGGAACGCTATCAGATGAAGACTGAGGTAGATACCCAGCGCAAGGTGGAGGCTCTCTTTGCTGATGTGACAGAAGAGAAGGAAATCTGGTTGCGTGATGGCTTGTATGCCCTGATCAGCGACGTGCTCTTCGTTCGCGACCGCAAGAACCCAGGACTCTTCCATCCACGTATCTCGGCACAGCTCGACTTTGTCTACGAGTCGCTCTATGATGTTGACAAGGCAGCATTCAATCGTCTTTATAACGACTACTTCTATCGCCGAAACAACCAGTTCTGGTATGGCGAGGCGATGAAGAAGTTGCCTAAGCTGGTTCAGGCTACCCGCATGCTGGTTTGTGCCGAAGACCTGGGTATGGTACCTGATTGTGTGCCATGGGTGATGAACGAATTGAAGATATTGAGTCTGGAACTCCAGAGCATGCCAAAGGATCCATCGGTTAAGTTTGGTCATCTGAGCCGTAACCCATACCGCTCTGTCTGCACCATCTCCAGTCATGATATGCCTACCTTGCGTATGTGGTGGGACGAGAACATCTCCCGTACCCAGGAGTATTACAATACGATGCTCTATCGTGAAGGACCAGCTCCTCATCCGCTCCCAGGTTGGTTGGCAAGAGACATCATCTCCCGCCATCTTACCTCTCCATCCATGCTCTGCGTATTGAGCGTACAGGATTGGCTTGCCATCGATGAAAAGCTCCGTTTGCCAGATGCCGATGCCGAGCGCATCAACATCCCAGCCAATCCAAAGCACTACTGGCGCTATCGCATGCACCTGAGTCTGGAAGAGTTGGCTGCCAGCAAGGAGTTCATGGAGAACATCTCCGAACTGATAGCTCAGGGTGGCCGCAACTAA
- a CDS encoding glycoside hydrolase family 97 protein, translating to MKKLNVLVMGLLLPMLAAAQTVKSPNGNVSVTFSLSEKGQPTYEMSYKGKTVCKPSHLGLELAKDKHASKGMEETSLMDGFTETGSKTSTFDETWKPVWGETATIRNHYNEMEVNLNQASSKRNITIRFRVYDYGMGLRYEFPQQESLNYFVIQEEHTQFAMAGDHTAYWIPGDYDTQEYDYNITPLTGIRPVIAKNRESYKSNSSTTVFSDTGVQTSLQMKTKDGLYINIHEAACLDYPTMHLNLDEKTLTFESWLTPDAVGRKGFIQTPFNTPWRTVMVSDDARDMLSCKLTLNLNEPCKIKDTSWIHPTKYCGVWWNMIVGTKTWSYTNDLPSVRLGVTDYSKCKPNGTHGATNEEVKRYIDFAAKNGLQEVLVEGWNEGWEDWFGHQKLDVFDFVTPYPDFDIKMLNDYAHSKGVKLMMHHETSSAALNYERHMEDAFNLMNKYGYDAVKTGYVGDIIPRGEYHYSQLMNNHYQRVVETAAKHHIMVNAHEATRPTGICRTWPNLVGNESARGTEYEAFGGSKPYHTVMLPFTRLQGGPMDYTPGIFETKLSEWSNNPSYVHTTLCGQLSLYLVMYSPLQMAADLPEHYEKYDDAFQFIRDVACDWDDSKYLEAEPAKYITVARKAKGTDNWFVGGKTDAARTSVVKLDFLDKGKKYACAIYQDGKNADYEKNPKSYQIIRKTVKKGDVLKIKEARGGGFAISLLAK from the coding sequence ATGAAGAAACTGAATGTATTAGTGATGGGCCTCTTGCTCCCGATGTTGGCAGCAGCCCAGACCGTTAAGTCGCCTAACGGCAACGTCTCGGTAACTTTCTCTTTATCCGAAAAGGGACAGCCTACCTACGAGATGAGCTATAAGGGAAAGACTGTATGTAAGCCATCGCATCTCGGACTGGAGCTGGCGAAGGATAAGCACGCCTCTAAGGGTATGGAGGAAACCAGCCTGATGGATGGTTTCACAGAAACCGGCAGCAAGACATCGACCTTCGATGAAACCTGGAAGCCAGTATGGGGCGAGACTGCTACCATCCGCAACCATTACAACGAGATGGAGGTAAACCTGAACCAGGCTTCCTCCAAGCGTAACATCACCATCCGTTTCCGTGTATATGATTATGGTATGGGCTTGCGCTATGAGTTCCCTCAGCAGGAAAGTCTGAACTACTTTGTGATTCAGGAGGAGCATACCCAGTTTGCCATGGCAGGCGATCATACTGCCTACTGGATTCCGGGCGATTACGACACCCAGGAGTATGACTACAACATTACTCCATTGACCGGCATCCGTCCAGTCATCGCCAAGAACCGCGAATCTTACAAGAGTAATTCATCTACCACCGTCTTCTCGGATACCGGTGTTCAGACATCGCTCCAGATGAAGACCAAGGATGGTCTCTATATCAATATTCACGAGGCTGCCTGTCTGGATTATCCAACCATGCACCTCAACCTGGATGAGAAGACATTGACCTTTGAGTCTTGGTTGACTCCTGATGCCGTGGGCAGAAAGGGATTCATCCAGACTCCGTTCAATACTCCTTGGCGTACCGTGATGGTGAGCGATGATGCCCGTGATATGCTTTCATGCAAGTTGACATTGAATCTCAACGAGCCTTGCAAGATTAAGGATACTTCATGGATTCATCCTACCAAGTACTGCGGTGTATGGTGGAACATGATCGTTGGCACCAAGACCTGGAGCTATACCAACGACCTGCCATCAGTTCGCCTCGGTGTAACCGATTACAGCAAGTGCAAGCCTAATGGCACCCATGGTGCAACCAACGAGGAGGTAAAGCGCTACATCGACTTTGCAGCCAAGAACGGTTTGCAGGAGGTGCTTGTAGAAGGCTGGAACGAAGGTTGGGAAGACTGGTTCGGTCATCAGAAGCTCGATGTCTTCGATTTCGTGACTCCATATCCTGACTTCGATATCAAGATGCTCAACGACTATGCTCATTCCAAGGGTGTGAAGCTGATGATGCATCACGAGACATCTTCTGCTGCTCTCAACTACGAGCGCCACATGGAGGATGCCTTCAACCTGATGAATAAATATGGCTATGATGCCGTGAAGACCGGTTATGTGGGCGATATCATCCCAAGAGGTGAGTATCACTACAGCCAGTTGATGAACAATCACTACCAGCGTGTGGTTGAAACTGCAGCCAAGCATCATATCATGGTGAATGCCCACGAGGCAACCCGTCCTACTGGTATCTGCCGCACCTGGCCTAACCTGGTGGGTAACGAGAGTGCCCGTGGTACAGAGTACGAGGCATTTGGCGGCAGCAAGCCTTATCACACCGTGATGTTGCCATTTACCCGTCTGCAGGGTGGTCCGATGGATTATACCCCTGGTATCTTCGAGACCAAGCTTTCTGAGTGGAGCAACAACCCAAGCTATGTTCATACCACACTCTGTGGTCAGCTTTCTCTCTATCTCGTCATGTACAGTCCTTTGCAGATGGCAGCCGATCTTCCTGAGCATTATGAGAAGTATGACGATGCCTTCCAGTTTATCCGCGACGTAGCTTGCGACTGGGACGACTCCAAGTATCTGGAGGCAGAGCCAGCTAAGTATATCACCGTAGCCCGCAAGGCAAAGGGCACAGACAACTGGTTTGTTGGTGGCAAGACCGATGCAGCCCGCACATCTGTAGTAAAGCTCGACTTCCTCGATAAGGGAAAGAAGTATGCTTGCGCCATCTATCAGGACGGCAAGAATGCCGATTACGAGAAGAATCCTAAATCTTACCAGATCATCCGCAAGACTGTGAAGAAGGGTGATGTATTGAAGATTAAAGAAGCACGTGGTGGTGGTTTCGCCATCTCATTGCTTGCTAAATAA